A genomic stretch from Candidatus Amarolinea dominans includes:
- a CDS encoding FtsQ-type POTRA domain-containing protein, with product MPGNKIARQRTPVATAGRFRRRRRFRSSVVGGAVQLRREMWRGSGWQITKWPTFLLIGALAGLLYVMVTFDNFYVYRADIRGTSLLSADEIYQAAGIEGYNVFWLDEQTLAARILRQLPYVIGVDARLQLPNQVHLVITERRPRIAWETNQGQAWVDEQGVALPPLPTAPARPLLRLVDLQQATIVPQPAGQPPVIGPGGLPVVHMQTEVVQALLTLATLLPGTQTFYFDAQNGLNLRTADGASVIFGTKGDLNRKVAVLQAIQAEWKKMGRTPAQIDLRVAERPYVR from the coding sequence ATGCCTGGCAACAAGATCGCCCGGCAGCGTACGCCGGTGGCAACGGCGGGCCGTTTTCGCCGGCGCCGGCGTTTTCGCTCCAGCGTCGTGGGGGGCGCTGTGCAGTTGCGGCGGGAGATGTGGCGCGGCAGCGGTTGGCAGATCACCAAATGGCCGACGTTTCTGCTCATCGGCGCTTTGGCGGGCCTGCTCTATGTGATGGTGACCTTTGACAATTTCTATGTTTACCGCGCCGACATCCGGGGTACGAGCCTGCTCAGCGCCGACGAGATCTACCAGGCGGCCGGGATCGAGGGCTACAATGTCTTTTGGCTCGATGAGCAGACGCTGGCGGCCCGGATCCTGCGTCAACTGCCCTATGTGATCGGCGTTGATGCCCGGCTGCAACTGCCCAACCAGGTGCATTTGGTCATCACGGAGCGCCGTCCGCGTATCGCCTGGGAGACAAACCAGGGACAGGCCTGGGTGGATGAGCAGGGAGTTGCCCTGCCGCCGTTGCCGACGGCGCCGGCGCGGCCGCTGCTGCGACTGGTGGACTTGCAGCAGGCGACGATCGTGCCGCAGCCGGCGGGGCAGCCCCCCGTGATCGGCCCTGGCGGGCTACCGGTGGTACACATGCAGACGGAGGTGGTCCAGGCGCTGCTGACGCTGGCTACCCTGTTGCCGGGTACGCAAACCTTTTATTTCGATGCGCAGAACGGCCTGAATTTGCGGACAGCGGACGGCGCCAGCGTCATCTTCGGCACGAAGGGGGATCTGAATCGTAAAGTGGCTGTGCTGCAGGCCATTCAGGCCGAATGGAAAAAGATGGGACGCACGCCGGCGCAAATTGACCTGCGCGTCGCTGAGCGACCCTATGTGCGCTAA